The Apium graveolens cultivar Ventura chromosome 11, ASM990537v1, whole genome shotgun sequence genome has a window encoding:
- the LOC141695708 gene encoding CENP-B homolog protein 2-like, whose amino-acid sequence MIEWYTTDTYNINFVLQYTPMSSHHLKGVKKSAITDKIRSAICEYKKENPGVSQKDLQAWVHQKYDLDISQSTISNTLKRASEYLSDERKQSDVKKHKSAKYPELEKVLFEWFLQRQDKVNMSGEIIQEKGKELMKKMYGESNSDFSFSSGWLERFKARYGIKSYRRFGESGSVMMENIENALPGIRSKLDQFQLKDIYNMDETRLFYRLEADHSLATKQLEGRKKDKERITVVVCCNGDGSDKVPLWIIGKYANPRCFKNVNINNLNCVYRFNKKAWMTGLLFQEFVTWFDSKMNGRKVLLIVDNCPAHPKIVEGLRNTELFFLPPNTTSKIQPCDAGIIRAFKVHYRRRLYSSMLQSLEVNATNPEKVNILNAISFANMAWNIDVKTTTIANCFRHCKIRSEENDEQELGEINEGVEGLNEVISNLRYRNVMDVEHLLNYPNENDAVMESPTDEEIIESVMSTDEGTDPEPDDSNVIPSVSSKEAFQALTTLNNYLLQHEQNIPGVIFALHKVKDEINFGFGGKKKQATIDSYFNKN is encoded by the coding sequence ATGATAGAATGGTACACTACAGACACATACAATATCAACTTTGTTTTACAGTATACACCAATGTCTTCGCATCATCTAAAAGGAGTGAAAAAATCAGCAATCACAGATAAGATAAGGAGTGCTATTTGTGAATATAAAAAGGAGAATCCAGGTGTAAGCCAGAAAGATTTACAAGCATGGGTACATCAAAAATATGACTTAGATATCAGTCAATCAACTATATCAAACACACTCAAGAGAGCCTCGGAATACTTGTCCGACGAGAGGAAACAAAGTGATGTCAAAAAACACAAATCAGCAAAATATCCAGAGTTAGAGAAAGTTTTGTTTGAGTGGTTTCTTCAAAGGCAAGATAAAGTTAATATGTCTGGAGAAATCATTCAAGAAAAAGGAAAGGAGCTAATGAAGAAAATGTATGGGGAAAGTAATTCCGATTTTAGCTTTTCCAGTGGATGGTTAGAACGTTTCAAGGCAAGATATGGAATCAAATCTTATCGGCGTTTTGGTGAAAGTGGTTCAGTGATGATGGAGAACATTGAAAATGCATTGCCAGGCATCCGATCAAAATTGGATCAATTTCAGTTGAAAGATATTTATAACATGGATGAAACGAGATTATTCTATCGACTTGAAGCTGACCATTCACTAGCTACCAAACAGCTAGAGGGCCGCAAAAAAGATAAAGAGAGAATCACTGTAGTTGTGTGTTGCAACGGTGATGGGTCTGACAAAGTTCCACTTTGGATCATTGGTAAGTACGCCAATCCTAGGTGCTTTAAAAATGTGAATATAAACAATCTTAATTGTGTGTATCGTTTTAACAAGAAGGCTTGGATGACTGGCTTGCTTTTTCAAGAATTTGTTACTTGGTTTGATAGTAAAATGAATGGCAGGAAGGTACTTTTGATTGTTGACAATTGTCCTGCTCATCCAAAAATAGTTGAAGGCTTGAGAAATACAGAGTTGTTCTTTCTACCTCCTAACACAACATCTAAGATTCAACCATGCGATGCTGGAATTATTCGAGCATTTAAAGTTCACTATCGGCGTCGTCTATATTCTAGCATGTTGCAAAGTCTTGAAGTTAATGCAACAAATCCTGAAAAAGTTAATATCTTGAATGCTATTAGTTTTGCTAACATGGCTTGGAATATTGATGTGAAAACAACCACAATTGCAAATTGTTTTCGGCATTGCAAGATTCGTTcagaagaaaatgatgaacaaGAACTTGGAGAAATAAATGAAGGTGTCGAAGGATTAAATGAAGTTATCTCTAATTTACGATATAGGAATGTGATGGATGTCGAGCATCTCTTAAACTATCCAAACGAGAATGATGCGGTTATGGAATCACCTACGGATGAAGAAATCATTGAGTCGGTAATGAGCACTGATGAAGGGACTGATCCTGAACCCGACGATAGCAATGTCATCCCAAGCGTGTCATCAAAGGAAGCATTTCAAGCACTCACCACTTTGAACAATTACTTGTTACAACACGAGCAAAACATACCAGGAGTTATTTTTGCTTTACATAAAGTCAAGGACGAGATTAATTTTGGCTTTGGTGGAAAGAAGAAACAAGCTACAATAGattcatattttaataagaattaa